The genomic region GAAACCGTGGCAGGTGAAATTCCGGCAAAAGCTAAAGATGGCACAGAACGATATTTCACTATTAAATATAAGCCAGCTGAAGACGAACAAGGAAATATCATTGGCTCATTTATTTCACTTTTAGAAAAAACAGAAGAACATAAAGCCAAGTTAGAGCTGGAACAAAATGAAGCAAAGTTCCGGGCCTTGGTAGAGCATGGAAATGATATCGTTTTTATCCTAGACCCAGACGGTAATCCTTTTTATGCCTCTCCTTCCATTAAAAATGTCTTGGGATACACTCAGCAAGAAGCTCTCGAATTCAATATGCTCGATAATGTTCATCCCAATGATATAGAAATGATGAGGGCCGAAATAAAAAAATGTCTAGATAATCCCAGTGTTCCTCTGAGCTCCCCCCCTGCCCGAATAAAAGTTAAACAAGGGAGCTGGCATTTGTTCGAAGGAACTATTACCAATATGCTAAATGATCCGGCTATTAATGGGATAGTCTATAATTTCAGGGAAACCACAGACCTGCGAAAAGTCGAGCTTGAACGCGAATTTGAACGCCGAAACAAAGAAGCTCTCATTAATAACACTAACGATTTACTTTGGAGCGTTGACAGAGATTTAAATTTGATTACTGCAAATGAATCTCTTGTTCAAGCAATAAACGAACAAATTGGGATAGACATCAAACCAGGAGATCCTGTTTTCAAAGGATTAGTTCAAGAAACAGGATATCGAAAAACATGGGAAGAATACTACCGAAGGGCTCTAACCGGAGAAAGCTTTCGTGTTGAAACCTTTGAACCCCGAAATGATAAGGAATGGTATGAAACAAGCTTTAACCCTATTTTCGACAAAGATGAGATAACCGGAGTAGCCTGCTTTTCAAGAAATATTACTCAAGCAAAACAAGCAGAAAAATCCCTCAAACAAGCTGAAGAAAAATATCGAAATGTAGTAGAACACAGCACCAATATGTTCTATCAGCATGATACAGAGGGTAATCTAACCTATGTGAGTCAGCAATCAACCGAATTCTTGGGATATACTCCCGAAGAAGCAATTCGAGACTGGACAGACTATGTCACCGACCACCCCGTCAATGAAAAAGGGGAAGCAGTTACTTTAAAAGCTATTGAAACAGGGGAATCACAACCACCTTACGAATTGCAGTTACGTAAGGCAAACGGGGATATAATTTGGGTAGAAGTTCATGAAACACCGCTTAAAAATGACGGCAAAGTGGTCGGTATAGCCGGATCGCTTACTGACATAACGGAGCGAAAAGAGTTCGAAGAAGAATTGCAAAAAAGCCTGGAGCGATATAATTATGTAAGCAAAGCAACCCGTGATGCCATATATGACTGGGATATTAAAAAAGATAACCTGCACTGGGGAGAAGGCTTCAGAACTTTGTTTGGACATCAACCGGGAGAAGAAAAATTTCCCCTCAAAGAATGGGAAAAACTCGTTCACCCCGATGACCTTGAAGAAACTTATCGCGATTTAAATTTTACTCTTAAAGATTCATCCACAAACCATTGGGAGTTTGAATATCGCTTGCAAAAATCCGACGGCTCTTATGCTTATGTACTCGAAAATGGTTTCATAATCCGTGATGCTGACGGAAAAGCAACTCGAATGATTGGGGCTATTCGTGATATTTCGGAAAATAAAAAAGATGAAATTCAAACCCGGCTTCAACAAAATGTTGCTAAATACTTTAAGAGTGATGAAAACCTTAAACCCATTCTCAGCAAAGTCTTAGAACATCTTGCCCTGTTTGGTAAATTTAATACAGCAGAAATTTGGATTAAAAGTAAGAAGGATTCCCATCTATACCTCATTTCTAATTACTCTTCAGATAAAAAGGGGCAAAAATTTTACAAACAAAGCAAACATATAAAACAATTTAGATTGGGAGAAGGACTACCAGGAACAGCATGGGAAAATAAAACCATAGAAAGCTGGGATATTGAGAAAGCAAATGAGCTTTTCATACGCAACGAAGCTGCTTTTAAAGCCGGAATTAAATCAGCTTTCGGACTCCCCCTCCTGCATAGTGATGAAGTTATTGGAGTGCTCGTATTAGGCAGTGAACAAAATTTAGAAGCGAACAAGAGTAAAATCTATCTGTACGAAGCACTTCAAACTTTTTTAGGAAGCGAGATAAAAAGGAAACAGCAAGAAGAAGAAATGCGATTGCTGTTTGAAAGTGCTACTGAAATTCTCGCTATCACCTCTCCTAATGGACGTTTTATTAAAGTAAACCCTGCCTTCAGCCAATTAACGGGTTATTCTGAAGAAGAACTTACTTCGCAAAACTTTGAAAACTTCCTTCATCCTGATGACATCAATAAAACTAAAATGGAATATGAGGAAACAATAACAGGTGAGCGACAAGCAAATCATTTCGTAAATAGGTATAAAACTAAGTCGGGCGAATACCGATGGATCTCATGGAGCTCTTCGGAAGTTATTGATGAAGACGGCTCTGTATTTGCCTACGGCAGGGATATAACTAAAACAAAAGAACTCGAGCATTTATTAAATGAAGTTCAAAGAATGGCACGGATTGGTGCTTGGGAAGTTGACTTGAAAAATGAAAAAATTTATTGGTCAACAATTACCAAAGAAATTCATGAAGTAGAACCCGATTATAATCCAGATCTCGAAACGGGTATTAACTTTTATAAAAATGATGGGAGTCAGGAAATTGTGCGAAGGGTTCTTGATGAAGCCAGAGAACATGGCAAATCCTGGGATGAAGAACTGCAAATATTAACTAAAAAAGGCAATGACCGATGGGTAAGGGTAAAAGGAGAACCGGAAATAGTTGAAGGTGCTTGCATGCGTATTTACGGTAGTATCCAGGATGTTCATGATCGGAAACAAGCTGAAATAGCACTTGAAGAAGCTTTTGAAGAAAAGGAAACGATCCTTGAAAGTATTGGGGATGCCTTTTTCGCACTGGATCATGATTGGGTCGTTACTTACTGGAATAAAGAAGCTGAAAACGTACTATATAAAACCAAAGGAGAAATGATCGGTGAAGTTCTTTGGGATAAATATGAAGATGCAATAGACCTGGAATTTTACAGACAATATCATAAAGCAATAGAAGAACAAGTAACCGTTCATTTTGAGGAGTACTATCCCGCTGCAGAAAAATGGTTTGAAGTGAGTGCGTATCCCTCACAAAATGGACTCTCAGTCTATTTTAAGGATATAAGCGAACGTAAAAAAGCGAACCTGGAATTAGAAGCAGCTTATAAAGAAAAAGAAAATATCCTTGAAAGTATAGATGATGGCTTCTTCACATTAGACAAAAACTGGACGGTGACCTATTGGAACCAAGCCGCCGAGCGGATGCTTCAGACTCCAAAACAAAAGATACTGGATCAAAACTTGTGGGATATCTTTGAGGATGCTGTCGATTTGCCATCCTATACAAACTACCATCGGGCTATGCATCAAAAAATTAATGTCGACTTCGAAGACTACTACCCCACCCTCGACAAATGGTTTGATATAAGTGCATATCCTTCTTCTGAAGGAATTTCAGTTTTTTTTAAAGAAATCACTGCCCGAAAGAAAAATGAGGAAGAAATCAGGAGAATTAATGAGCGGTTTGCGAAAGTTACTGAAGCTACCAATGATGCAATTTGGGACTTTAATATCAAGACCGGAGATTTGTTTTGGGGTAAAGGTTTTGAAACGCTTTTTGGATATGACCTCGAAGAAATAAAGCCAAGTTTTGATTTCCTGACGAGTTTAATACATCCGGAAGACCGGAACCGTGTAGTTCAGAATATCGAAACTTACATGCAAGACTCTTCTAAAAAGAATTGGTTTGAAGAATATCGCTTCAAAAAAAATGATGGGACTTACGCTTATGTAATTGACCGCGCAATTTTCATGAAAAATAATCAAGGAGAGGTTATTCGTGTTGTCGGTGCAATGACTGACCTAACAAAACAAAAAGAGTATGAAAATTCCTTGCAGAAGCTGAACCGAGAATTCGAAGCACACACAAAAGAGTTAGCTGAAACTAATGCAGAGCTTG from Gracilimonas sp. harbors:
- a CDS encoding PAS domain S-box protein, producing MVDRQKIIQIFKATPTPTSIVLPDDPKFTFVQVNEAYTKMTQTKTEELIGNSLFESFPENPEEIKPTGVERLRNSFRKVIAEKKQDKMDAIRYDIKLDDGQYNEIYWEVINTPILNEDGNIEFIINSATNITEQVLSERANRLMLNNSEDSFILIDENLIVQNFNDHFAQNYKDIFGIEVKKGDSVLEYAQPERQETVKKIYKRVLKGETVAGEIPAKAKDGTERYFTIKYKPAEDEQGNIIGSFISLLEKTEEHKAKLELEQNEAKFRALVEHGNDIVFILDPDGNPFYASPSIKNVLGYTQQEALEFNMLDNVHPNDIEMMRAEIKKCLDNPSVPLSSPPARIKVKQGSWHLFEGTITNMLNDPAINGIVYNFRETTDLRKVELEREFERRNKEALINNTNDLLWSVDRDLNLITANESLVQAINEQIGIDIKPGDPVFKGLVQETGYRKTWEEYYRRALTGESFRVETFEPRNDKEWYETSFNPIFDKDEITGVACFSRNITQAKQAEKSLKQAEEKYRNVVEHSTNMFYQHDTEGNLTYVSQQSTEFLGYTPEEAIRDWTDYVTDHPVNEKGEAVTLKAIETGESQPPYELQLRKANGDIIWVEVHETPLKNDGKVVGIAGSLTDITERKEFEEELQKSLERYNYVSKATRDAIYDWDIKKDNLHWGEGFRTLFGHQPGEEKFPLKEWEKLVHPDDLEETYRDLNFTLKDSSTNHWEFEYRLQKSDGSYAYVLENGFIIRDADGKATRMIGAIRDISENKKDEIQTRLQQNVAKYFKSDENLKPILSKVLEHLALFGKFNTAEIWIKSKKDSHLYLISNYSSDKKGQKFYKQSKHIKQFRLGEGLPGTAWENKTIESWDIEKANELFIRNEAAFKAGIKSAFGLPLLHSDEVIGVLVLGSEQNLEANKSKIYLYEALQTFLGSEIKRKQQEEEMRLLFESATEILAITSPNGRFIKVNPAFSQLTGYSEEELTSQNFENFLHPDDINKTKMEYEETITGERQANHFVNRYKTKSGEYRWISWSSSEVIDEDGSVFAYGRDITKTKELEHLLNEVQRMARIGAWEVDLKNEKIYWSTITKEIHEVEPDYNPDLETGINFYKNDGSQEIVRRVLDEAREHGKSWDEELQILTKKGNDRWVRVKGEPEIVEGACMRIYGSIQDVHDRKQAEIALEEAFEEKETILESIGDAFFALDHDWVVTYWNKEAENVLYKTKGEMIGEVLWDKYEDAIDLEFYRQYHKAIEEQVTVHFEEYYPAAEKWFEVSAYPSQNGLSVYFKDISERKKANLELEAAYKEKENILESIDDGFFTLDKNWTVTYWNQAAERMLQTPKQKILDQNLWDIFEDAVDLPSYTNYHRAMHQKINVDFEDYYPTLDKWFDISAYPSSEGISVFFKEITARKKNEEEIRRINERFAKVTEATNDAIWDFNIKTGDLFWGKGFETLFGYDLEEIKPSFDFLTSLIHPEDRNRVVQNIETYMQDSSKKNWFEEYRFKKNDGTYAYVIDRAIFMKNNQGEVIRVVGAMTDLTKQKEYENSLQKLNREFEAHTKELAETNAELEKFLQEKETLLAEIHHRVKNNLAVVSGMMQLQAFGSDNEELQAQLLDSVARIKTMASVHELLYQSNSFSQLEFSETLKKLVENVSDTYLTDKEIVVDIQCDPVTLNINLAIPAALIVNEVLTNAYKHAFKASKDGKIIFKLKEKDSQIYIEIADNGVGMPQNKMEKVESSLGMHLIAVLSDQLEGVQEYKSKGKGTTFTLNFPKKEKKGGIGNTSMS